From the genome of Lawsonella clevelandensis, one region includes:
- the mtrA gene encoding MtrAB system response regulator MtrA: MAHILVVDDDEALAEMLSIVLENEGFSTTIVGDGNEALRLYQEINPDLILLDLMLPGMNGVDVCKAIRRSSAVPIIMLTAKTDTIDVVLGLESGADDYVTKPFKPKELVARVRARLRSNQEQSSDILTIGNVSINVAAHTVTRDGKYVSLTPLEFDLLTELASKPGRVFTRETLLQHVWGYDHATDSRLINVHVQHLRSKIEEDPENPKIVVTVRGVGYKAGTGN, translated from the coding sequence ATGGCCCACATTCTCGTTGTCGATGACGATGAAGCTCTCGCCGAGATGCTCAGCATCGTGCTGGAAAATGAAGGTTTCAGCACTACCATCGTGGGTGACGGCAACGAAGCCCTCCGTCTCTACCAGGAAATTAACCCCGACCTTATCCTGCTCGACCTCATGCTCCCCGGAATGAATGGTGTCGACGTTTGCAAGGCAATCCGCCGTTCCTCTGCTGTCCCCATCATCATGCTCACCGCAAAGACCGACACCATCGACGTGGTTCTCGGCCTGGAATCCGGAGCGGACGACTACGTCACCAAGCCCTTTAAACCGAAGGAACTGGTGGCCCGTGTGCGCGCCCGCCTGCGTAGCAACCAGGAGCAGTCCTCTGACATTCTCACCATCGGTAATGTCTCCATCAATGTGGCGGCCCATACTGTTACCCGGGATGGTAAGTATGTCTCCCTCACGCCGCTGGAATTCGATCTGTTGACGGAGCTGGCTTCCAAGCCGGGACGCGTCTTTACGCGCGAGACACTGCTCCAACATGTGTGGGGCTATGACCATGCCACCGACTCCCGCCTCATTAACGTGCACGTGCAGCATCTGCGCTCCAAGATCGAGGAAGACCCCGAAAACCCCAAGATTGTGGTGACGGTACGCGGCGTCGGCTATAAAGCTGGTACGGGAAACTAG
- the mtrB gene encoding MtrAB system histidine kinase MtrB, whose protein sequence is MTRHPRHSWHPGDGTSADSGAPAATTRSAPGISYVPLPGRHATDDEPTAAKVSAPSAPLSADEMPVGGFPANEYAGGEHAGGSSSTGEATVASTEPHDNTGTAVADEGVIVDSAAEAPEASAPASDSTARTSWSRRRTERKEQRKQHRTEKAQRPRQQRFPWVLRGWGRRKLREAKQRWRQSLQFRTVTTTIVLATLILTLTLFGLSAQIAQRILDSKVAGAERDLSTARLIVESQLNGSDRSATDETRMASALAVLTAQGPQAGQLSANAGSFVPVLYIPADGLRPAISTPSKLAIPPALVNFVSSNQVSYQYSHMDLGAGDTKVLIVGTPTNVDMPDLQLYLIYSLAGEERTLNLFNTTLFSGGLLIVILMGFASYLVSRQMVRPIRQAANAAQHFASGDLDARMEIRGEDDFARLGTSFNEMAASLQQQIVQLEEFGSAQKRFTSDVSHELRTPLTTVRMAADIIYDHADDLDPGTARASQLMVKELDKFESLLNDLLEISRHDAGVAELNSERIDIRTCVYSAIAAVSGVAASADVSAEIDMPETPVMCDVDSRRVERILRNLLANAYDHCESKPVILTVRAGDDTVGISVRDHGVGLKPGEAKKVFDRFWRADPSRVRQSGGTGLGLAIATQDAELHGGRLEAWGMPGEGSCFRLTLPREAGRAVTSSPVPLRFPVVDAGEVTEPMATGEIPLSEYLEVKRADAGTATPHSGELPVVSLDDRTGDIPLAEAYSDTAVGRTNVNPTGELSYPTDPISGEFPLQEPPAPQSDFTERPFSGGTELNTVPSEHTTTGPVSAPLEGLAEVPASTAGFSAPRLSHPDIVEEDD, encoded by the coding sequence ATGACGCGGCATCCCCGGCATTCGTGGCATCCCGGTGACGGCACTTCTGCTGACTCCGGGGCGCCTGCTGCTACCACTCGTAGCGCACCGGGTATCTCCTATGTGCCACTTCCTGGGCGCCATGCCACTGATGACGAACCGACAGCGGCGAAAGTTTCTGCTCCGTCTGCCCCTCTGTCTGCCGACGAGATGCCTGTCGGTGGCTTTCCCGCGAACGAGTATGCGGGCGGCGAGCATGCTGGGGGGAGTTCTTCTACTGGCGAAGCGACGGTGGCTTCTACTGAACCCCACGACAATACTGGCACGGCAGTAGCCGACGAAGGAGTTATTGTCGACAGCGCCGCTGAAGCGCCGGAGGCCTCCGCACCCGCTTCCGACAGCACCGCGCGCACCTCCTGGTCCCGCCGCCGCACGGAGCGTAAAGAACAGCGGAAACAACACCGCACCGAAAAAGCCCAACGGCCCCGCCAGCAGCGCTTCCCCTGGGTACTGCGCGGCTGGGGGCGTCGCAAACTCCGCGAAGCGAAACAGCGCTGGCGGCAGTCTCTGCAATTCCGCACCGTCACCACCACTATTGTGTTGGCCACACTCATCCTCACTCTTACTCTCTTCGGTCTCTCCGCCCAGATCGCCCAGCGCATCCTCGACAGCAAAGTGGCTGGTGCGGAACGGGACCTCTCCACCGCCCGCCTCATTGTGGAATCCCAGCTGAACGGATCCGACCGCTCCGCCACCGATGAGACTCGCATGGCGAGCGCGCTTGCTGTCCTCACTGCACAGGGGCCACAGGCGGGCCAACTTTCTGCCAACGCCGGCTCCTTTGTGCCGGTCCTTTACATTCCTGCAGACGGCCTCCGCCCCGCTATCTCCACTCCCTCCAAGCTGGCAATTCCGCCCGCATTGGTAAACTTTGTCAGCTCCAACCAGGTCTCCTACCAGTACTCTCATATGGATTTGGGGGCTGGCGACACCAAAGTTCTCATCGTCGGCACACCCACTAATGTGGACATGCCGGACCTCCAGCTCTACCTCATCTACTCCCTCGCTGGAGAAGAGCGCACCCTCAACCTCTTCAACACCACCCTCTTCTCCGGTGGTTTGCTCATCGTTATCCTCATGGGCTTCGCCTCCTACCTGGTCTCCCGGCAGATGGTGCGCCCCATCCGGCAAGCGGCCAACGCCGCCCAGCACTTCGCCTCCGGGGACCTCGACGCGCGTATGGAAATCCGTGGTGAAGACGACTTCGCCCGTCTTGGTACCTCCTTCAACGAGATGGCAGCCTCCCTGCAGCAACAGATCGTCCAGCTGGAAGAGTTCGGGTCCGCCCAGAAACGCTTCACCTCCGACGTCTCGCACGAGCTCCGCACCCCGCTCACCACTGTGCGAATGGCTGCAGACATCATCTACGATCACGCCGACGATCTCGACCCCGGTACCGCCCGCGCCTCCCAACTGATGGTGAAGGAGCTGGACAAGTTCGAATCTCTCCTCAATGATCTCCTCGAGATCTCCCGCCACGATGCCGGCGTGGCCGAGTTGAACTCGGAGCGCATTGATATCCGTACCTGTGTCTACTCGGCTATTGCCGCAGTATCCGGTGTTGCCGCATCGGCCGATGTCTCCGCCGAAATCGACATGCCGGAGACACCAGTCATGTGTGATGTGGACTCGCGGCGGGTGGAACGTATCCTCCGCAACCTGCTGGCCAACGCTTACGACCACTGCGAAAGCAAACCCGTCATTCTGACTGTCCGGGCGGGTGACGATACCGTCGGCATCTCCGTCCGCGACCATGGTGTCGGCCTTAAACCGGGTGAAGCGAAGAAAGTCTTTGACCGCTTTTGGCGTGCTGATCCCTCCCGTGTCCGCCAGTCCGGTGGCACAGGCCTGGGCTTGGCAATTGCCACCCAGGACGCCGAATTACACGGGGGCCGGCTGGAAGCCTGGGGCATGCCAGGGGAAGGCTCCTGCTTCCGCCTCACCCTGCCGCGCGAGGCAGGACGTGCGGTCACAAGTTCACCCGTTCCCCTGCGGTTCCCCGTGGTAGATGCCGGCGAGGTAACGGAACCCATGGCCACCGGGGAAATCCCCCTGAGCGAGTATCTCGAGGTAAAGCGTGCTGACGCAGGCACCGCCACCCCGCATAGTGGAGAACTTCCCGTGGTTTCCCTCGACGACCGCACCGGCGACATCCCCCTCGCGGAGGCCTACTCCGATACCGCAGTGGGGCGGACAAATGTGAACCCCACCGGCGAACTGTCGTATCCCACCGACCCTATCAGCGGCGAATTTCCCCTCCAGGAACCCCCTGCTCCACAG
- a CDS encoding phosphomannomutase/phosphoglucomutase: MSNAAASSPRWDPAFIADVIKAYDIRGLVGEQITTDFVRAVGQSFGRLMRSEGALSVVVAHDMRDSGPELVDAFAEGVVAQGLNVVNIGLASTDEMYCASGLLQMPGAMFTASHNPAAYNGIKLCRAGARPVGQDTGLATISRELAEGVPEFRGAHGYATNRDMLPDYVDYLNKLVDLKDVRPLTVAVDAGNGMAGYTVPAVWENLPLTVEALYFELDGSFPNHEANPLDPKNLVDLQKFTPEVKADIGVAFDGDADRCFVVDEKGQPVSPSAIAALVAERELAREPGSAVIHNLITSKAVPEIIRENGGEPVRTRVGHSFIKAKMAETNAIFGGEHSAHYYFRDFWRADSGMLAAMHVLAALGQQDKPLSEMMAKYTRYAASGEINSRLTSSAAQTERTEAVVAAFADRTESIDRLDGVTVDLKDGNWFNVRASNTEPLLRLNVEANTPEAVDMLVEEILAIIRA, translated from the coding sequence GTGAGCAATGCTGCTGCTTCGTCCCCTCGGTGGGATCCTGCATTTATCGCCGATGTCATTAAGGCCTATGACATCCGCGGATTGGTTGGTGAACAGATCACCACCGATTTTGTGCGTGCAGTGGGTCAATCGTTTGGCCGTCTGATGCGATCGGAAGGCGCCCTCAGCGTCGTTGTCGCACACGACATGCGCGACTCCGGCCCCGAGCTGGTGGATGCGTTCGCAGAAGGTGTCGTCGCGCAAGGACTCAATGTGGTGAATATTGGTCTCGCATCGACGGATGAGATGTACTGCGCCTCCGGTCTCTTGCAGATGCCTGGTGCCATGTTTACGGCATCTCACAACCCCGCTGCGTACAACGGCATTAAACTCTGCCGGGCTGGTGCCCGTCCGGTGGGCCAGGATACGGGCCTTGCCACCATTTCCCGAGAACTGGCGGAGGGCGTACCAGAGTTCCGCGGCGCCCACGGCTATGCCACTAACCGCGATATGCTGCCCGATTACGTGGATTACCTCAACAAGCTTGTTGACCTGAAGGATGTGCGGCCTCTGACTGTGGCCGTGGATGCTGGTAACGGTATGGCCGGTTATACCGTTCCGGCAGTGTGGGAGAACCTCCCGCTCACCGTGGAAGCACTGTACTTCGAGCTTGATGGGTCTTTCCCGAACCATGAGGCAAATCCGCTGGATCCCAAGAACTTGGTGGATCTGCAGAAATTCACCCCCGAGGTGAAGGCTGATATCGGTGTAGCGTTCGACGGTGATGCTGACCGCTGCTTTGTCGTTGATGAGAAGGGCCAGCCGGTGTCTCCTTCTGCCATTGCTGCCCTGGTGGCGGAGCGAGAGCTGGCACGCGAGCCGGGTTCAGCCGTCATCCACAACCTCATTACCTCCAAGGCTGTGCCGGAGATCATCCGCGAGAATGGGGGAGAGCCTGTGCGGACCCGTGTGGGGCACTCCTTTATTAAGGCAAAGATGGCGGAGACGAATGCTATTTTCGGCGGGGAGCATTCTGCCCACTACTACTTCAGAGATTTCTGGCGCGCAGACTCTGGCATGCTGGCTGCTATGCATGTGCTGGCAGCGTTGGGACAGCAAGATAAGCCGTTGTCCGAGATGATGGCGAAGTACACCCGCTATGCTGCCTCCGGTGAGATTAACTCTCGATTGACAAGTTCCGCGGCGCAGACAGAGCGTACTGAAGCTGTGGTGGCTGCGTTCGCTGACCGGACGGAGAGCATCGACCGTCTCGATGGTGTGACTGTCGACTTGAAGGACGGCAATTGGTTCAACGTGCGCGCCTCGAACACTGAGCCGCTGCTGCGTCTCAACGTCGAGGCCAACACTCCGGAGGCTGTGGACATGTTGGTGGAGGAGATCCTCGCCATTATTCGTGCCTGA
- a CDS encoding aminotransferase class III-fold pyridoxal phosphate-dependent enzyme yields the protein MEIFDYPKNREAFARATKVIPGGIYGHLGPTEGCHIPASAYPFYSDHAKGAYIWDLDGNKFIDHMAAYGPMIQGYADDDINEAAFKACRTGDCITLPGTLSINLAELLVDTVNIADWALFAKNGGDVTNLAMMTARSATGRDKIIMYNGSYHGVNMWMQHEGDPGVSSADVSNNIYIDWNNLQQLKDVIAANEGEIAGLIAMPYLHCAFGDNILPAPGYWEQVRKLCTDNGIVLIVDDVRAGWRLDLQGSDHFFGFEADLICFCKALANGWNVSALCGKDSLKDACSAVMYTGSYWHTAAPFAAAIANITKLRNHEDACGHMRVIGEGIMSGMEKVAANHGFHMVTSGEPSLFYIRLADDNNFKLHQEFVAEAVKRGALLASHHNHFTNLSETQEDVDKTIEICDEALSVVASRHPDMGFTV from the coding sequence ATGGAAATTTTCGATTACCCCAAGAACCGCGAGGCTTTTGCCCGTGCAACTAAGGTCATCCCCGGCGGTATTTACGGCCACCTTGGACCGACCGAGGGCTGCCACATTCCTGCATCTGCCTACCCCTTCTACTCTGATCACGCCAAGGGCGCCTACATCTGGGATCTCGACGGCAACAAGTTCATCGATCACATGGCTGCCTACGGTCCTATGATTCAGGGCTACGCTGATGATGACATCAATGAAGCCGCTTTCAAGGCTTGCCGCACTGGTGACTGCATCACCCTCCCCGGTACACTCTCCATCAACCTCGCTGAACTGCTGGTAGATACCGTCAACATCGCTGACTGGGCGCTCTTCGCCAAGAACGGTGGCGACGTTACCAACCTGGCCATGATGACCGCTCGTTCCGCCACCGGCCGCGACAAGATCATCATGTACAACGGCTCCTACCACGGTGTGAACATGTGGATGCAGCACGAAGGCGACCCGGGTGTATCCTCCGCCGACGTATCTAACAACATCTACATTGACTGGAACAACCTCCAACAACTTAAGGATGTTATCGCTGCTAACGAAGGTGAGATCGCTGGCCTCATCGCCATGCCTTACCTCCACTGCGCTTTCGGAGATAATATTCTCCCTGCTCCCGGCTACTGGGAGCAGGTCCGCAAGCTCTGCACCGACAACGGCATCGTCCTCATCGTCGACGACGTTCGCGCCGGCTGGCGTCTGGACCTCCAGGGCTCCGACCACTTCTTCGGTTTTGAAGCAGACCTTATCTGCTTCTGTAAGGCACTCGCCAACGGCTGGAACGTGTCGGCTCTCTGCGGTAAGGATTCTCTCAAGGATGCTTGCTCCGCCGTTATGTACACTGGCTCCTACTGGCACACCGCAGCTCCGTTTGCTGCTGCTATCGCCAACATCACCAAGCTGCGCAATCACGAAGACGCTTGTGGCCACATGCGCGTCATCGGTGAAGGCATTATGAGTGGTATGGAGAAAGTTGCCGCAAACCACGGCTTCCACATGGTCACCAGTGGTGAACCTAGCCTCTTCTACATTCGTCTCGCTGATGACAACAACTTCAAGCTCCACCAGGAGTTCGTCGCTGAAGCAGTCAAGCGTGGTGCCCTCCTGGCCTCGCACCACAACCACTTCACCAACCTGTCTGAAACCCAGGAAGATGTGGACAAGACCATCGAGATCTGCGACGAGGCGCTCTCCGTAGTTGCTTCCCGCCATCCGGATATGGGATTCACTGTCTAA
- a CDS encoding dTMP kinase: MFQNALLVAIEGVDGAGKNTLTSAVACSLETAGVRVSRIAFPRYGTLHADLVSAALHGQMGDLIESAYGMATLFALDRKGALHPGLGLAALTADACEESVNQPHIILMDRWVASNAAYSAARTQQSIDEPGGIVEWVADLEFSRFGLPVPDLTILLDVPVSLARERAAGREAFDASRTRDLYEQDSPLQERTAAAYRALATAQWQGPWLSVTADVNPHVVAETLLSSLSAQ; this comes from the coding sequence ATGTTTCAGAACGCGCTGTTAGTTGCTATTGAAGGCGTCGATGGCGCCGGCAAGAACACGCTCACAAGCGCAGTGGCGTGCTCCCTAGAAACAGCCGGCGTTCGGGTGTCCCGTATCGCTTTTCCGCGTTACGGGACGCTCCACGCAGACCTCGTCTCTGCTGCCCTCCACGGGCAGATGGGGGATCTCATCGAGAGCGCCTACGGAATGGCGACACTCTTTGCCCTAGACCGCAAGGGCGCTCTCCATCCTGGATTAGGGCTGGCCGCACTCACCGCGGACGCCTGCGAGGAGTCTGTGAACCAGCCGCATATCATCCTCATGGATCGCTGGGTTGCCTCGAACGCCGCCTATTCCGCTGCCCGCACCCAGCAGTCTATTGACGAGCCTGGCGGGATTGTTGAATGGGTGGCCGACCTGGAGTTTTCTCGCTTCGGACTACCCGTACCCGACCTCACCATCCTGCTTGATGTGCCCGTCTCTCTCGCCCGAGAGCGGGCAGCGGGGAGGGAAGCCTTTGACGCCTCCCGCACCCGCGACCTCTACGAGCAGGATAGTCCCCTGCAGGAACGAACCGCTGCCGCCTACCGCGCCCTCGCTACTGCGCAGTGGCAAGGTCCGTGGCTGTCCGTCACCGCCGACGTGAACCCCCACGTAGTGGCAGAAACGCTACTGTCATCCCTCTCCGCACAGTAG
- the manA gene encoding mannose-6-phosphate isomerase, class I: MYLLDGAIRNYAWGSHQELAALREAPTPTEHPEAEMWFGAHSGDPAPLAADHTRTLLDVITSAPAQELGSFISQDFEGHLPFLLKVLAAEKPLSLQAHPSTQQAQEGFARENAQGVPLDAPDRNYHDPNHKPELIVGLTRFHALAGFRDPQKTLALFDALAVTELQPFAEMLRAEPDANGIRAVMTTLITLTRGHLHDCITAAQQAAQRLVAENDAWVDEAATFLNLVSEYGVDAGALCALLLNRITLEPGEAIFMGPGMLHAYLHGVGVEIMANSDNVLRGGLTPKHVDVPELMHVLQFDALLDPVAPAVPVETPTHGIFPTEGIDSVEYLTPVPEFRLSRTRLEAEMTTDIGVEGPFIVLVTEGSVTLTPHTGDEYLDVPAGQAAWVGSWEDRPAIATGESPATVFLARVP, translated from the coding sequence ATGTACCTACTCGATGGTGCTATCCGGAACTATGCCTGGGGCTCTCATCAAGAGCTAGCCGCGCTGCGTGAAGCACCCACCCCCACCGAGCACCCCGAAGCAGAAATGTGGTTTGGTGCGCATTCCGGCGATCCTGCCCCCCTCGCCGCCGACCACACGCGTACCCTTCTCGACGTCATCACTTCCGCTCCCGCACAGGAACTTGGTTCGTTCATTTCCCAGGACTTCGAGGGGCATCTGCCTTTCCTCCTCAAAGTTTTGGCCGCGGAAAAACCCCTTTCGCTGCAAGCCCACCCCAGCACACAACAAGCACAGGAAGGCTTTGCCCGCGAGAATGCGCAAGGGGTCCCGCTGGATGCCCCCGACCGCAACTACCATGACCCCAACCACAAACCGGAACTCATTGTTGGTCTCACCCGTTTCCACGCTCTGGCTGGATTCCGAGATCCACAAAAAACACTTGCCCTCTTTGATGCACTTGCCGTGACCGAGCTGCAACCCTTTGCAGAAATGCTGCGCGCCGAGCCCGACGCTAACGGAATCCGCGCAGTGATGACTACTCTCATCACCCTTACCCGTGGACATCTACACGACTGCATCACCGCAGCACAACAGGCTGCACAGCGTTTAGTGGCGGAGAACGATGCGTGGGTAGATGAGGCCGCTACGTTCCTCAACCTCGTCTCTGAGTACGGAGTCGATGCGGGGGCACTCTGTGCTCTTCTTCTCAATCGCATCACTTTGGAGCCAGGCGAGGCGATTTTCATGGGGCCGGGAATGCTGCATGCCTATCTGCATGGTGTCGGCGTCGAAATTATGGCGAACTCCGACAATGTCCTGCGCGGAGGTCTTACCCCCAAGCACGTGGATGTCCCCGAACTTATGCATGTGCTGCAGTTCGATGCACTCCTTGACCCGGTCGCCCCGGCCGTCCCGGTGGAGACCCCTACCCACGGCATCTTCCCTACGGAGGGTATCGACTCGGTGGAATACCTCACCCCGGTGCCCGAATTCCGCCTCAGTCGCACCCGTCTGGAGGCAGAGATGACCACCGATATTGGGGTGGAGGGACCGTTTATCGTGTTGGTGACGGAAGGATCTGTCACCCTCACTCCACACACTGGAGACGAGTATCTGGATGTGCCTGCTGGACAGGCCGCCTGGGTCGGTTCGTGGGAGGATCGCCCTGCCATTGCCACTGGTGAGAGCCCCGCAACTGTTTTCCTGGCACGCGTACCGTAA
- a CDS encoding cation diffusion facilitator family transporter → MSASGGKKAIVAALLANLGIAIAKFVGFLVTGAASMMAEAIHSVADTSNQILLLIGDKRAEKAPDRTHQFGYARNIYFYGFIVALVIFLLGGVFSAGEGAEKIMHSLQGTEEGGNHLVAIIILVVVLALESFSLATAVKEAKKVKGDYSWWQFIRHSHEPSLIVLIMEDSGALIGLVLALIGVSVSWATGNNVWDGVGALCIGVLLIIIAIVLIVEMKSMLIGESLDEEDFDRLVAALESVPQVQRVIYCQTEFLGPAEVLVAAKIGVSPELSSAELALAIDEAEAAVRRTDQKHYRIFIEPDIDQLQKG, encoded by the coding sequence ATGTCCGCTTCTGGGGGTAAGAAGGCCATTGTCGCCGCGCTCCTCGCCAACCTTGGTATCGCCATCGCTAAGTTCGTCGGCTTCCTCGTCACCGGTGCTGCCTCGATGATGGCCGAGGCCATCCACTCGGTAGCCGATACATCCAACCAGATTCTGCTGCTTATTGGAGATAAACGGGCAGAAAAAGCCCCCGATCGTACCCACCAGTTCGGTTATGCCCGCAACATTTACTTCTACGGTTTCATCGTGGCGCTCGTCATCTTCCTGCTGGGCGGAGTGTTCTCCGCAGGGGAAGGCGCTGAGAAGATCATGCATTCTCTGCAAGGCACCGAAGAGGGGGGAAACCACCTGGTGGCCATCATCATCCTGGTGGTGGTGCTGGCACTGGAATCCTTCTCTTTGGCGACGGCGGTGAAGGAAGCGAAAAAGGTAAAGGGAGACTACAGCTGGTGGCAGTTCATCCGCCACAGTCATGAACCGTCCCTTATCGTTCTCATCATGGAGGACTCGGGTGCCCTCATCGGCCTGGTTCTGGCCCTCATCGGTGTATCGGTGTCGTGGGCCACAGGTAACAACGTATGGGATGGTGTGGGAGCCCTCTGCATTGGTGTCCTGCTCATCATCATTGCCATCGTGCTCATTGTGGAAATGAAGTCCATGCTCATTGGCGAATCCCTGGATGAGGAGGATTTTGACCGGCTGGTTGCCGCCCTGGAATCTGTTCCGCAGGTACAGCGTGTCATCTATTGCCAGACTGAGTTTCTTGGCCCCGCCGAGGTACTTGTTGCCGCTAAGATAGGGGTATCTCCAGAGCTCAGCAGTGCAGAGCTCGCTCTCGCCATCGATGAGGCCGAAGCTGCCGTCCGTCGGACCGACCAGAAGCACTACCGGATCTTCATCGAACCGGATATTGACCAGCTGCAGAAGGGATAG
- the ahcY gene encoding adenosylhomocysteinase translates to MSERVVDTRNGLEFKVRDLSLAEAGRMQITLAEHEMPGLMALREEYRDVQPLKGARIAGSIHMTIQTAVLIETLVALGAQVRWCSCNIFSTQDEAAAAIVVGKYGTPEEPKGVPVFAWKGETLEEYWWCTSQIMHWPAVAGDPTSAYPNMILDDGGDATLMVITGIDYENAGVVPPITDRDSADEKVLKTLLEDLLAADPDKNFFQNVGATVRGVTEETTTGVHRLYQFAQQGTLPFPAMNVNDAVTKSKFDNKYGTRHSLLDGINRGTDVLIGGKSVLLCGYGDVGKGCAEAFDGQGARVHTTEADPINALQALMDGFPVVTVDDFIEQADIVVTATGNLGIITFDHMCRMKDQAILGNIGHFDNEIDMAVLESHPKVKRTPIKPQVDLFTFDPSLDGGRGHSIIVLSEGRLLNLGNATGHPSFVMSNSFADQTAAQIELFQNSENYDNEVYRLPKRLDEKVARIHVEALGGKLTKLSKEQAQYLGVDVEGPFKPEHYRY, encoded by the coding sequence ATGTCTGAACGTGTTGTGGACACCCGCAACGGACTGGAATTTAAGGTTCGCGATCTGAGCCTGGCGGAAGCTGGCCGAATGCAGATCACCCTCGCCGAGCATGAGATGCCGGGTCTGATGGCGCTACGCGAAGAATACCGTGACGTGCAGCCGCTGAAAGGTGCCCGCATTGCCGGCTCCATCCATATGACCATCCAGACTGCCGTACTGATCGAGACCCTGGTCGCTCTTGGCGCCCAGGTGCGGTGGTGCTCTTGCAACATCTTCTCCACCCAGGATGAGGCTGCTGCGGCCATTGTGGTCGGCAAGTACGGCACCCCAGAAGAGCCCAAGGGCGTCCCCGTCTTCGCTTGGAAGGGCGAAACCCTCGAAGAATACTGGTGGTGTACCTCGCAGATCATGCACTGGCCGGCCGTCGCAGGAGACCCCACCTCGGCCTACCCGAACATGATCCTTGATGACGGTGGCGACGCCACCCTTATGGTTATCACCGGTATCGACTACGAAAATGCCGGCGTGGTACCCCCCATCACCGACCGTGACTCCGCCGACGAGAAGGTCCTCAAGACCCTCCTGGAGGACCTCCTGGCTGCTGACCCCGACAAGAACTTCTTCCAGAATGTGGGCGCTACCGTCCGTGGCGTCACCGAAGAAACCACCACTGGTGTCCACCGCCTCTACCAGTTCGCGCAGCAAGGCACCCTGCCCTTCCCCGCAATGAACGTCAACGACGCCGTCACCAAATCGAAGTTCGATAACAAGTACGGCACCCGCCACAGTCTGCTCGACGGCATCAACCGCGGTACTGACGTCCTCATCGGTGGCAAGTCGGTGCTGCTGTGTGGCTACGGCGACGTGGGCAAAGGCTGCGCAGAAGCCTTTGACGGTCAAGGTGCCCGCGTCCACACCACGGAGGCTGACCCCATTAACGCCCTGCAAGCCCTCATGGATGGCTTCCCGGTCGTCACCGTGGATGACTTCATCGAGCAAGCAGATATTGTTGTCACCGCCACCGGCAACCTCGGCATCATCACCTTCGACCACATGTGTCGTATGAAGGACCAGGCCATCCTCGGCAATATCGGCCACTTCGACAATGAAATCGACATGGCCGTCCTGGAAAGCCACCCCAAGGTCAAGCGCACCCCTATCAAGCCGCAGGTGGACCTCTTCACCTTCGACCCCAGCCTGGACGGCGGCCGCGGCCACAGCATCATCGTGCTGTCCGAAGGGCGCCTCCTCAACCTGGGCAACGCTACCGGGCACCCCTCTTTCGTGATGTCCAACTCCTTCGCCGACCAGACCGCCGCACAGATCGAGCTGTTCCAGAATTCGGAGAACTACGACAACGAGGTCTACCGCCTCCCTAAGCGTCTGGATGAAAAGGTCGCCCGCATCCATGTGGAAGCCCTCGGTGGAAAACTCACCAAGTTGTCCAAAGAACAGGCACAATACCTTGGTGTGGATGTGGAAGGCCCCTTCAAGCCGGAACACTACCGCTACTAA